The sequence below is a genomic window from Eleginops maclovinus isolate JMC-PN-2008 ecotype Puerto Natales chromosome 20, JC_Emac_rtc_rv5, whole genome shotgun sequence.
TCCATTTCCCATTATGTGACAAGGACATATTTCAGACTCAAGTGATCCACACAGTGATCTACCACTCGAGAGAACTGTCTTTGAGAAGAGAGGTCGAGGGGAGCGACAAGGACGAGTGTCCTACAAATGCCATATCCAGCAGCTTCTGTGTTTCCAGTGGCACTTGAGCTGAAATAGGCACGCTCAACAGGGGACAGGcttcaagatttttttcctccataCTTCAGAAAGACTATCATGTTGAAGCTGGAGTGCTTGTtggtgtgtcagtgtgtgtaccAACAGTACAGCGATGGAATTTGCAGCCCACAAGGCCAGTGTATGTTTGTGGGGACGATGCTCCCTTGCTGCATAGTGATGTGGTACTGTACAATTGAAATTCAAAAGATCATATTAGGCATACTGTTAAggtattcattcattcagtatCTACAGTAGATGGTGATTGTTTCAGCTTTACTGTGTAGAACGAGGTCAGAGATAGAGACATTTTTTGGGATCTCAATGCATCAATCAGTTATCAACAACCCGTTCTtaaacagaaatatgaaatgttctCTCTGGATAATGATTAAGGGTCTATTTCACACATTGAGACGACATACAAACACAAGGTCACACGAATACACAGATGGATAATGAATATATTTACTGCAATTTAAATATCACAAACATTGCATATTACAGCTTCGATttcctttgtatgtttttgtgtgtgagccCAAAGGAATCCTTCACTTCCACATTGATATTCTaaaaatcctgttttttttatacaaacaaaGGATTTTCATTTCGGAAACGGATATTTGTGACCCTAACCCTGACACTGCCAAACCAATAGTTGCAAACTTTTAAGCCAGACCATTCACTTTTACTAAGCACAACAAAATGAGTATTATAAAGTTGCGTTTTTGGTTGGTTTAAATATGCATCGTTAACCCTGGGTTAAAAACTGTTACCATCATCTTGGAGAAAATATTTTTGCTTCGAATCGTAGTTGTATGGTAACGTGGTAACTCACATTGGTCTTGTCCTTGATACGTTTCTTATCACGATTGGGGATTCACTAATCTTGATAACCAACATTTGCATATGAATAGAAAATCTGTAGGCCACACGTTTTTGGTTTCAGAAGCAGTCTGTCTTTTGTCCGTTTTTTTGTCCAACCGGTAAGGACCAATCACGTTTTGAGCGGCCTTTCGTTGCATGCAAACAAACGGTCTGTGTGGAGAACAAAAGAGGCGTTGCCGTAATGCAATCTCTCTACTCATTGGCTCGTCTGACGGCGATTAAGCTCTaaatttgtttgaaaatatCATTAATTATGAAACCATCCAGTTGACGATGTTGTCTCTCAAATCCAACTCCATTCTTGATTCTCTTGTAGCTAATCAGACCGTAAACAATGACAGAGGCAAGAAAGAGGAAGTCCTTGTTGTGACATATGCTTCACTAGGTATTTTGGACATTGCCCCCACCTCCCGAGGCTTATCGTCGTCAAACCAACCGCCATTCGTTTCCAAGTTTGGGGTTTCCCACTAGTGGTAGCATATCTCAGAAATCTCCATGGCCAACTCTATGCAGTCCCCTGCATCGTGACAGCAACCACACAGACCACAGTCCAAGTCCACCTGGGAGTCGTTATCATCTGGTGTCGACTCTAACGCGGTGACGACTTGTTTGTAGTTGGGGCAGCATTGATTGACAAGTCTCTCACAGGAGTCAGGTAGCAAGAGGACCATGTTGTAGAGTCGGCAGAAGAGACAGTCGAGAATAATTCCTGCACAGTCAACTGAGGGAGACACATACAGCCAGGTTGCAAGTTAAAAACATGGTTTGCTTTATTCAaccagaaatgttttttttagttttgctGGTCTCCCCTCTTCACACGTCTGAAATGACCTTTTTGAGGTTATGTTTGATGAATTGTGTTTAAACCATATCGTGGGACATAAATCATCTGAGCTGCTCTTCACTTATAtcttgaacattttaaaagcctcCTTTGCTTCCTTTACACATGCATAATTTAGGAAACCATGCCTTGATCCCTCACAGTGAGACAAGCAAGAGAGCTGTTTGGAGACATAATCAATTACCAGCAGTCTCTCCTGTGTACTTTGCCAGGAGCCTTTTCTAAGTTGCCTTGCGGTTGCACTGAAACAATGTGCCATGTGTCTTCCCAGCAGTCTCTGCCAAATGGTGCCCCCATGGGTGCTATAAAGCATGGGATCATCAAATGACATTGACCATGAACAGTTACTTACCGAGGAAGACATGTTGTATCAAAGAATCTAGAAAAGCCAACCCTCTTAACGCTTCAGTCCTCTATTATCTTTAATCTGCACATGGAACTAGATCAGATATATTTGGCAAAAGACCATAGTGTTGATTTGGGTGGAATATCCCTTTTATAAAGGCTGAATTATTCTACATTTCAAGGTATGTAGAcgtaaaatgtcctttaaatgtacaatatcCCTGTATGGCcctgtatttatacatttcgGTTACATTTTGCAGGGTTGCCTGGAGTTGTTGTGATTGTAAATTctataaatgtgtttggaatttcacattgttttcgatgaattgtattatttattgaatatatcTATTTCATATCTGTTTATGTCAGATAGACCTTTTTCCCACAAGTAGGAAAAAAGGACAGGTAAATTaagaatacaatacaacagcACTTGATAGTTCAGAAATATTAGCTAAATTAAGCTCACACAAATATagcctttttaaatatttattgagATCTGCAATTTTCTACTAATGGACGGAAGAAACGAGTAGTATATAACACCACACTAATAATCTAATTGGTGAAGGTAATGATGGAATGAGACTCAGTTACTACCTACTGGATTCATCCTATTGAGGTTTTTGATGTTGTATTGCTATGGAACGTCAAAGGACCATTTTGAAAGGTCCAAGTAATCCTTGGGTCTTTTCGTTTTGTTGGGTTCATCTGTAATTTAAAGGGGCCAGTTTGTTAGCACTTGACTTGCCCTTAAGATAAACACCCGTAAAACAAGTTCTGTTGTTCTTCAAGTATTTCAAGCATTATTCTTCTAAAATCAGAAATCCATCTGCAAATGTCAGTCTGTATATGGAGTAACCAAAATAGATATAATCTGAAGTTAATTTGTAAACTTTAGGATGGTAGGTAGATGTATTTTGGAACTTTGAACAGAGCCCCGGGCTGTTTCCTGttagctttatgctaagctaggctaaccatgCTGTGACTTCAACTCTGTATTTAATGTACAGACATGACAATTGCATCAATCCTCATCCTCAGTCACTtgaggaggaaacacaaatTGATAGAACGAtggatttgattaaaaatacTAACCTGttattcatattttccatttgaTATAAGCGCACGATTAGATAAACAGTCTTTGGTGTGATCGCTTATGCTGCTGCATCTGTTGTAGCAATCCTACTTTGGTGGTCTTTTTagtctttctcttttttgctGTAGTTTCAGTTTCTAAattattcacacattttcataattgaTTAAATGAACTGCTGTATTTAAGCATTCTCTCAGCATGGCGAGGCATAAAGTTTGCAATTTGTCAAATTTTTTATTCTGTCTATGGCATTATTATTCTGCATATTAATCATGGTTTATTTCATCAGtaggaaaagctttgtttggATGAAAAAGTTCCTTTCATAACGGTTTTATTGAGGACCCAACACGAGATTTTCTCCTTCAACGATTtcaacagctgtgtgtgcagctaGAGGGCATCAGACGGGTGGGATGAAGTGCTGGAATCACTTACCTTCCATGTTGCTCTGctgagatgaagaagaagaaagagattGTCTGGTGGAGGATGCTGCAGAGGAAGACCTCCTCAGGTACATTTTCAAAGAGAATAG
It includes:
- the mdfic2 gene encoding myoD family inhibitor domain-containing protein 2 codes for the protein MADEMTLRAEVKDKGRANAAEESSTWARGERIQSEAHGSVWRLGATANTEPGETRRDTQQPRECDSPSSPLFSLKMYLRRSSSAASSTRQSLSSSSSQQSNMEVDCAGIILDCLFCRLYNMVLLLPDSCERLVNQCCPNYKQVVTALESTPDDNDSQVDLDCGLCGCCHDAGDCIELAMEISEICYH